The following proteins come from a genomic window of Solwaraspora sp. WMMA2065:
- a CDS encoding LysE family transporter: MSLRHGAAVARLLDPATGILRAAAAVVLAANAVRGIVVAMQARRAATEAPQSAPARSIARTYAAFVGLTLLNPMTIVYFAALVVGHQGGAADSTSSLLLVAAVFVAAASWQVLLASGGALLGRALASPRAGW; the protein is encoded by the coding sequence GTGTCGCTGCGGCACGGCGCGGCCGTCGCCCGACTGCTCGACCCGGCGACCGGCATCCTGCGGGCAGCCGCCGCCGTGGTGCTCGCCGCGAACGCGGTACGCGGAATCGTCGTAGCGATGCAGGCCCGTCGAGCGGCGACCGAAGCGCCGCAGTCGGCACCGGCGCGGTCGATCGCCCGGACGTACGCCGCCTTCGTCGGGCTGACGTTGCTCAACCCGATGACCATCGTCTACTTCGCCGCTCTCGTGGTCGGCCACCAGGGCGGAGCGGCAGATTCGACCAGCAGCCTGCTACTCGTCGCAGCGGTGTTCGTCGCAGCGGCCAGTTGGCAGGTCCTGCTGGCATCTGGTGGCGCGCTTCTCGGCCGCGCGCTCGCCAGCCCACGCGCCGGCTGGTGA
- a CDS encoding RidA family protein, whose protein sequence is MTTVQLLSPEGMAQPVPYHHVSIATGSRQVHVAGQVGRDADGKPVGDADELADQVAQALRNTARGLAGAGASFADVVRLRFYVTDWTPEQMDDLMAGVARVADELAIPQPFPPSSLIGVEVLYAPDVRVEIEADAVLD, encoded by the coding sequence ATGACCACCGTGCAGCTGCTGTCCCCGGAGGGGATGGCCCAGCCCGTCCCGTACCACCACGTGTCGATCGCCACCGGCAGTCGCCAGGTGCACGTCGCCGGCCAGGTCGGGCGCGACGCCGACGGCAAGCCGGTCGGCGACGCCGACGAGCTCGCCGACCAGGTGGCGCAGGCGTTGCGCAACACCGCGCGCGGTCTCGCCGGTGCCGGCGCGAGCTTCGCGGACGTGGTCCGGCTGCGGTTCTACGTCACCGACTGGACCCCGGAGCAGATGGACGACCTGATGGCCGGCGTCGCGCGGGTCGCCGACGAGCTTGCGATCCCGCAGCCGTTCCCACCGTCGTCGCTGATCGGCGTCGAGGTGCTGTACGCCCCCGACGTGCGGGTCGAAATCGAGGCCGACGCGGTCCTGGACTGA
- a CDS encoding histidine kinase, with amino-acid sequence MLHTMYDHIEDRPFVRDCLLATGVAALTFTMLAAVFWVVTPPSEFALTAAREWLLVCLAVGQALLLCLRRVHPLLCLAAVVGVQVVMIASSPPDATIRGFAPFVVAYTIAGLPPARRSFALLGAAVAVEVAAAVGAAAVSTPGLLLPAVGPAGSSVLSYLGGAFVGSYVATRGRYVRLLRQQAAESVRTQQAKVRAAIGVERTQMARELHDVAAHHLSGMVVQAAAVQQLIDRDPAAAKEGVAWIRTQGKATLDNLRLVVGVLRAGPADPADGAGPGRDGEGAVPVPGLAVLDELVRTARGLGTPVEFSVNGPPRPVSPIADVALYRTVQEALSNARQHAPGAPVQVTLHCLSREVSLAVVNAPPARHPEPAVRISSGVGLVGMRERAQLIGARLAAGPITDGGWSVAVMLTDNGGERS; translated from the coding sequence ATGCTGCACACGATGTACGACCACATCGAGGACCGGCCGTTCGTCCGTGACTGTCTACTCGCGACCGGCGTCGCCGCGCTGACGTTCACGATGCTGGCGGCAGTGTTCTGGGTGGTGACGCCGCCGAGCGAGTTCGCGCTCACCGCGGCGCGGGAGTGGCTGCTGGTCTGTCTCGCCGTCGGGCAGGCGCTGCTGCTGTGCCTGCGCCGGGTCCACCCACTGCTCTGCCTCGCCGCCGTCGTCGGCGTCCAGGTCGTGATGATCGCGTCGTCTCCACCGGACGCGACGATCCGGGGATTCGCACCGTTCGTCGTGGCGTACACCATCGCGGGTCTGCCGCCGGCCCGGCGGTCGTTCGCGCTGCTCGGCGCGGCGGTGGCGGTCGAGGTGGCGGCGGCGGTCGGCGCCGCCGCGGTGAGCACGCCGGGCCTGTTGCTGCCGGCGGTCGGCCCGGCCGGGTCAAGCGTGCTGTCCTACCTCGGCGGCGCGTTCGTCGGCAGCTACGTCGCCACCCGCGGACGCTACGTGCGGTTGCTCCGTCAGCAGGCCGCCGAGTCGGTTCGGACCCAGCAGGCGAAGGTACGGGCGGCGATCGGTGTGGAACGCACCCAGATGGCTCGGGAGCTGCACGACGTCGCCGCGCATCACCTGTCCGGCATGGTGGTGCAGGCGGCGGCGGTGCAGCAGTTGATCGACCGGGATCCGGCCGCAGCGAAGGAGGGGGTGGCCTGGATCCGGACGCAGGGCAAGGCGACGTTGGACAATCTGCGGTTGGTTGTCGGGGTACTGCGTGCCGGCCCGGCGGACCCGGCCGACGGCGCCGGTCCGGGACGGGACGGCGAGGGCGCCGTTCCGGTGCCCGGACTGGCCGTGCTCGACGAACTTGTCCGCACCGCCCGGGGCCTGGGTACGCCGGTCGAGTTCAGCGTCAACGGGCCGCCCCGGCCGGTGTCGCCGATCGCCGACGTCGCGCTCTACCGCACGGTGCAGGAGGCGCTGTCCAACGCCCGGCAGCACGCGCCGGGCGCGCCGGTCCAGGTCACGCTGCATTGCCTGTCGCGTGAGGTGTCGCTGGCGGTGGTTAATGCCCCGCCGGCCCGACACCCGGAGCCTGCGGTACGGATCAGCAGCGGTGTCGGGCTGGTCGGCATGCGGGAGCGGGCCCAGCTGATCGGTGCCCGGCTCGCGGCCGGGCCGATCACCGACGGCGGCTGGTCGGTCGCGGTGATGCTGACGGACAACGGAGGTGAGCGGTCGTGA
- a CDS encoding ATP-binding cassette domain-containing protein — MFRALTVEFEPGATVLLGPNGAGKSTLLSLIVGLLQPDAGTVRVGDLVSDVRRTRSRYRRSVGWLPQHVAAMPGLKVREQVAYAGWLKGLNRRDAWVNAARALGRVGLQDLAERPSRALSGGQLRRVGIAQTLVHDAKLIVMDEPAAGLDPQQRRVLREVLNSVVGDVDLLVSTHQTEDISDIYQHVAVLDDGVIRFHGEVPAFLARARPGVEPSRQAEDAYVQFIGTEA, encoded by the coding sequence GTGTTCCGTGCCCTGACCGTCGAGTTCGAGCCCGGTGCGACCGTGCTGCTCGGCCCCAACGGTGCTGGCAAGTCCACGCTGCTGTCGCTGATCGTGGGGCTGCTGCAGCCCGACGCGGGCACGGTGCGAGTCGGTGACCTGGTCAGCGATGTCCGGCGTACCCGATCGCGGTACCGCCGCTCGGTCGGTTGGCTGCCACAGCACGTCGCCGCGATGCCCGGCCTGAAGGTGCGGGAGCAGGTCGCCTACGCCGGCTGGCTGAAAGGCCTCAACCGCCGTGACGCCTGGGTCAACGCGGCCCGCGCCCTGGGCCGTGTCGGCCTGCAGGACCTGGCGGAACGGCCCAGCAGGGCGCTCTCCGGCGGTCAGCTCCGTCGGGTCGGGATCGCGCAGACCCTCGTCCACGACGCGAAACTGATCGTCATGGACGAGCCGGCCGCCGGGCTGGACCCGCAGCAGCGGCGGGTGCTGCGCGAGGTGCTGAACTCAGTTGTCGGCGACGTTGACCTGCTCGTGTCGACGCACCAGACCGAAGACATCAGCGACATCTACCAGCACGTGGCAGTGCTGGACGACGGTGTCATCCGGTTCCACGGTGAGGTGCCGGCATTCCTGGCGCGGGCCAGGCCTGGCGTCGAGCCGTCCCGGCAGGCCGAGGACGCCTACGTGCAGTTCATCGGCACCGAGGCATGA
- a CDS encoding DivIVA domain-containing protein, which yields MRSAAYRPIRPWQVRNQRFRPVGVTARGLDPVEVGAFLDRVAYDLGVLYAELDRTWEQNNRIKDALRRWQSTQAAMNQATINQAAVR from the coding sequence ATGCGCTCGGCGGCGTACCGGCCGATCCGGCCCTGGCAGGTGCGCAACCAACGGTTCCGCCCGGTCGGCGTCACGGCCCGCGGCCTCGACCCGGTCGAAGTCGGCGCGTTCCTCGACCGCGTCGCCTACGACCTCGGTGTCCTCTACGCCGAACTCGACCGCACCTGGGAGCAGAACAACCGGATCAAGGACGCGCTGCGCCGCTGGCAGTCCACCCAGGCCGCGATGAACCAGGCCACGATCAACCAGGCCGCCGTCCGGTGA
- a CDS encoding ABC transporter substrate-binding protein, with protein MINAGRATVNAPAPLFRPRTRTRVGTGTAARAVTPTPPVPAVASASASVPAPTRPVSAPPTAATVAVAGTAVAEARRSVNGWAAWNATYPGRTPTSIVMASYDAAAVLDRAITAAGINPTPAEINTAIAGLGQLTSPRGPWQFAKSTHAPIQKWYLRQVRRDGRALANVVVSELTTLGG; from the coding sequence GTGATCAACGCCGGCCGGGCCACGGTGAATGCGCCTGCGCCGCTGTTCCGCCCGCGCACCCGCACCCGAGTCGGCACCGGCACCGCCGCCCGCGCCGTCACCCCCACCCCGCCGGTGCCGGCAGTGGCATCCGCCTCGGCGTCCGTACCCGCCCCCACGCGGCCGGTGTCCGCCCCACCGACGGCCGCGACAGTGGCCGTGGCGGGAACGGCGGTGGCCGAGGCCCGGCGTTCGGTCAACGGCTGGGCCGCCTGGAACGCCACCTACCCCGGCCGGACCCCCACCTCGATCGTGATGGCGTCATACGACGCGGCGGCCGTGCTGGACCGGGCGATCACCGCGGCCGGGATCAACCCGACACCGGCGGAGATCAACACGGCGATCGCCGGGCTGGGGCAGCTCACCAGCCCACGCGGGCCCTGGCAGTTCGCCAAGTCCACCCACGCCCCGATCCAGAAGTGGTACCTGCGCCAGGTCCGCCGCGACGGCCGGGCACTGGCCAACGTGGTGGTGTCCGAGCTGACCACGCTCGGCGGCTGA
- a CDS encoding NUDIX domain-containing protein, with amino-acid sequence MAAPLRVGPVGLELPGGIVDEGESPETAVAREVEEETGWRPRASRPERDPGLRLDRRPAARVGLRPAWWLNR; translated from the coding sequence GTGGCGGCACCGCTTCGTGTCGGACCAGTGGGGCTGGAGCTTCCCGGTGGGATCGTCGACGAGGGCGAGAGCCCGGAGACGGCCGTGGCACGCGAGGTCGAAGAGGAGACCGGCTGGCGGCCGAGGGCTTCTCGACCGGAACGAGATCCTGGGCTCCGGCTCGATCGTCGGCCTGCTGCACGTGTTGGCCTTCGGCCTGCCTGGTGGCTGAACCGCTGA
- a CDS encoding helix-turn-helix domain-containing protein has translation MSVPASADPGAQPAARSWTFLTNHAHVLLAVARDPTVRLRDVAASVGITERAAQSIVADLEAAGYLRRTRVGRRNQYTVDPTGHFRHPAEANRQIGDLLDLFTRQSDRPGPEQARPDPPTGG, from the coding sequence ATGTCGGTGCCAGCCTCAGCCGATCCCGGCGCACAGCCAGCCGCCCGGAGCTGGACCTTCCTCACGAACCATGCGCACGTGCTGCTGGCCGTCGCCCGGGACCCGACGGTACGGCTGCGCGACGTAGCCGCATCCGTCGGGATCACCGAACGCGCGGCCCAGAGCATCGTGGCCGACCTGGAAGCCGCCGGCTACCTGCGCCGTACCCGGGTCGGCCGCCGTAACCAGTACACCGTCGACCCGACCGGGCACTTCCGACACCCCGCCGAAGCCAACCGGCAGATCGGTGACCTGCTCGACCTGTTTACCCGGCAATCAGACCGACCCGGGCCGGAGCAGGCACGGCCCGATCCGCCTACCGGAGGCTGA
- a CDS encoding winged helix-turn-helix transcriptional regulator → MQVEQDVLLAAVGRLRGRWTLHIVHALLDGPAGFNDLRRAVPAIGPSTLARRLGELEAAGIVTRTVIDTTPPGTRYALTPTGTGLRPVLAEMAAWAGDTSDPDTRHHQLDDLLSLMQERWMLELHCALLVGPRRFTDLTRDTGVNQVTLTQRLADLERRGLIQRLADGSYAFSAVGDGFHRVGEALARWAAATSGTPIS, encoded by the coding sequence GTGCAGGTCGAGCAGGACGTACTGCTGGCCGCCGTGGGTCGGCTGCGGGGGCGCTGGACGCTGCACATCGTGCACGCGCTGCTCGACGGACCGGCCGGCTTCAACGACCTGCGCCGGGCGGTCCCGGCGATCGGGCCGAGCACTCTCGCCCGCCGGCTCGGCGAGCTGGAGGCCGCCGGCATCGTCACCCGTACGGTGATCGACACCACCCCACCGGGCACCCGCTACGCGTTGACGCCGACCGGCACCGGACTGCGCCCGGTGCTCGCCGAAATGGCGGCCTGGGCCGGCGACACCAGCGACCCGGACACCCGCCACCACCAACTCGACGACCTGCTGTCACTGATGCAGGAACGCTGGATGCTTGAGCTGCACTGCGCACTGCTGGTCGGGCCGCGCCGCTTCACCGACCTGACCCGCGACACCGGGGTCAACCAGGTCACCCTCACCCAGCGCCTGGCAGACCTGGAGCGGCGCGGCCTGATCCAGCGCCTTGCCGACGGCAGCTACGCGTTCAGCGCCGTCGGCGATGGCTTCCACCGGGTCGGCGAAGCCCTCGCCCGTTGGGCAGCGGCTACATCCGGCACCCCCATCAGCTGA
- a CDS encoding S8 family serine peptidase, whose product MAQPTTSLAPLLPAENGTPNGGYIVVLKDQPLKGGAANDPVVVAERVGGREVHPYTTVLNGFSAKLDADALEAVRANPNVEYVQADAVIQAVEPVVTGGGATTQPNPPSWGLDRVDQRNLPLDQEFSYDTDGTGTTVFVLDSGIRTTHDDFGTRAQWAYDAVNDGNSPGDCHGHGTHVSGTIGGTTYGVAKDVQIRDVRVLDCFNFGTDADLIEGIDWVATNAPPRSVANLSLQNYGSVVNTAAQNMIDAGVLAVFAAGNNNSDACNNNPRSADGIVVGATTITDGRWSSSNYGSCIDVFAPGNNITSAGNSGDSAVASNWSGTSMAAPHVTGWVARYLEANPSATMAQAKAALLGAATSNVLTGIGAGSPNLLLYADPGSTVTDTVAPSTPGTPVASGVTATSATLTWTASTDNVGVVGYEIERATGGGGFASAGTSATNSFTATGLTPGTSYQFRVRAEDAAGNLSSFSSAVTVNTPTGAGTCQVSYAVNSGGSTFTSNIVITNTGTSTINGWTLAFALPSGHSFGSGWSATYGTSGQDVTATSLTWNSTLLPQGTASIGFNGTGSGTAEPTAFTLNGTPCTVV is encoded by the coding sequence ATGGCACAACCGACGACTTCTCTCGCTCCCCTGCTGCCTGCCGAGAATGGTACGCCAAATGGTGGCTACATTGTCGTTCTCAAGGACCAGCCGCTCAAGGGCGGCGCGGCCAACGACCCTGTGGTGGTCGCCGAGCGGGTTGGTGGCCGGGAGGTCCACCCGTACACGACGGTGCTGAACGGATTCTCCGCGAAACTCGACGCCGACGCCCTCGAGGCGGTGCGCGCCAACCCGAACGTCGAGTACGTCCAGGCCGACGCGGTGATCCAGGCCGTCGAGCCCGTGGTGACCGGCGGTGGCGCGACCACCCAGCCCAACCCCCCGTCATGGGGTCTGGACCGCGTCGACCAGCGGAACCTCCCGCTCGACCAGGAGTTCAGCTACGACACCGACGGCACCGGGACCACCGTGTTCGTCCTGGACAGCGGGATCCGTACCACGCACGACGATTTCGGCACCCGGGCGCAGTGGGCCTACGACGCGGTCAACGACGGCAACAGTCCGGGCGACTGCCACGGCCACGGCACGCACGTCTCCGGCACCATCGGCGGCACGACGTACGGCGTCGCCAAGGACGTGCAGATCCGCGACGTGCGGGTGTTGGACTGCTTCAACTTCGGCACCGACGCGGACCTGATCGAGGGCATCGACTGGGTGGCGACGAACGCACCGCCGCGCTCGGTGGCGAATCTCAGCCTGCAGAACTACGGCAGCGTGGTGAACACGGCCGCCCAGAACATGATCGACGCCGGGGTGCTGGCGGTGTTCGCGGCGGGCAACAACAACAGCGACGCCTGCAACAACAACCCTCGGTCAGCGGACGGCATCGTGGTGGGCGCGACCACCATCACCGACGGCCGGTGGTCCAGCTCCAACTACGGCTCCTGCATCGACGTCTTCGCTCCGGGCAACAACATCACCTCGGCCGGCAACAGCGGCGACAGCGCGGTCGCCTCCAACTGGTCGGGCACCTCGATGGCCGCTCCGCACGTGACCGGCTGGGTGGCCCGCTATCTGGAGGCCAACCCGAGCGCGACGATGGCCCAGGCCAAGGCGGCGCTGCTGGGCGCCGCGACCAGCAACGTGCTGACCGGCATCGGCGCCGGGTCGCCGAACCTGCTGCTGTACGCCGACCCGGGTAGCACTGTGACCGACACCGTCGCGCCGTCGACCCCGGGCACGCCGGTGGCGTCGGGCGTGACCGCGACCTCGGCCACGCTCACCTGGACCGCGTCGACCGACAACGTCGGGGTGGTCGGCTACGAGATCGAGCGGGCCACCGGCGGCGGTGGGTTCGCGTCGGCCGGCACCTCGGCGACGAACTCGTTCACGGCGACCGGGCTGACCCCGGGGACCAGCTACCAGTTCCGGGTACGGGCTGAGGACGCCGCCGGCAACCTGTCGTCGTTCTCGTCGGCGGTCACCGTCAACACCCCGACGGGGGCGGGCACCTGCCAGGTCTCCTACGCGGTCAACAGCGGTGGCTCCACGTTCACCAGCAACATCGTCATCACGAACACCGGCACCAGCACGATCAACGGCTGGACCTTGGCCTTCGCCCTGCCCAGCGGGCACTCGTTCGGCAGCGGGTGGTCCGCCACCTACGGTACGAGCGGCCAGGACGTCACCGCGACCTCGTTGACGTGGAACTCGACGCTGCTGCCGCAGGGCACGGCGAGCATCGGGTTCAACGGCACCGGTTCCGGGACCGCGGAGCCGACCGCGTTCACCCTGAACGGGACGCCCTGCACCGTCGTCTGA
- a CDS encoding TerC family protein, with translation MTVSWWVWAALMLAVAAMLAVDLFLHRDNHVIGFREAAIWSGVWIAAGLLFGVLLWAWQGGEVAGTYYAGYLIEKALSIDNVFVFALVFSYFAVPAAYQHKVLFWGVIGALVFRLVFIFVGAELLEAFFWTAYLFGAFLIYTGYKMAFRHDEQTPPDRNPVVRLVRRAIPTDPAYHGEKFFTRVDGKRVATLLFVVLIAVEATDLIFAIDSIAAILAISTSTFIVWTANAFAILGLRSLYFCLAGLLRRFVHLHYGLAVLLAFAGVKLILSETPVGKLPIPVTLGVIVVTIAVSIIWSLRSTSGTGDAIGGGGGGGDGVSGPDTGASGARPAEPADQPDRSVVR, from the coding sequence TTGACCGTTTCCTGGTGGGTCTGGGCCGCGCTGATGCTCGCGGTCGCCGCGATGCTGGCCGTCGACCTGTTCCTGCACCGTGACAACCACGTCATCGGCTTCCGTGAAGCAGCCATCTGGTCCGGCGTCTGGATCGCCGCCGGCCTGCTGTTCGGCGTACTGCTGTGGGCCTGGCAGGGCGGCGAGGTCGCCGGCACCTACTACGCCGGCTACCTAATCGAGAAGGCGCTGTCCATCGACAACGTGTTCGTCTTCGCGCTGGTATTCAGCTACTTCGCGGTCCCGGCCGCGTACCAGCACAAGGTGCTGTTCTGGGGCGTCATCGGTGCCCTCGTGTTCCGGCTGGTGTTCATCTTCGTCGGCGCCGAACTGCTGGAGGCATTCTTCTGGACCGCGTACCTGTTCGGCGCGTTCCTCATCTACACCGGCTACAAGATGGCCTTCCGGCACGACGAGCAGACCCCACCGGACCGCAACCCGGTGGTCCGCCTGGTCCGCCGCGCCATCCCCACCGACCCGGCGTACCACGGCGAGAAGTTCTTCACCCGGGTCGACGGCAAGCGCGTCGCGACCCTGCTGTTCGTCGTCCTCATCGCGGTCGAGGCCACCGACCTGATCTTCGCCATCGACTCGATCGCCGCGATCCTGGCCATCAGCACCAGTACGTTCATCGTCTGGACGGCGAACGCCTTCGCCATCCTCGGGCTCCGCAGCCTCTACTTCTGCCTCGCCGGCCTGCTGCGCCGCTTCGTGCACCTGCACTACGGCCTGGCGGTGCTGCTCGCCTTCGCCGGCGTCAAGCTCATCCTCTCCGAGACCCCGGTCGGCAAGCTGCCCATCCCGGTCACCCTCGGGGTCATCGTCGTCACCATCGCGGTGTCGATCATCTGGAGCCTGCGCAGCACCAGCGGAACCGGCGACGCCATCGGCGGCGGTGGCGGTGGTGGCGACGGCGTCAGCGGGCCGGACACCGGTGCCTCCGGTGCCCGACCCGCTGAACCAGCTGATCAACCTGACCGTTCAGTTGTCAGGTGA
- a CDS encoding helix-turn-helix domain-containing protein, translating into MPETTLAEADSPLSRDQRELLDQVLDKWSLRVLETLCGRPLRFNELRREIPAVTQKSLTATLRRLERNGMVERVVTGTRPLAVEYRIAPLGKTLQDLVDALFGWTAANYAEVERARRRFDDEVTQASVKP; encoded by the coding sequence ATGCCGGAAACCACCCTCGCGGAAGCCGACTCCCCGCTCAGCAGGGACCAGCGGGAGCTGCTCGACCAGGTGCTGGACAAGTGGTCGTTGCGGGTGCTCGAGACGCTGTGCGGGCGGCCGCTGCGGTTCAACGAGCTCCGCCGGGAGATCCCGGCGGTCACCCAGAAGTCGCTGACCGCCACGCTGCGCCGGCTCGAACGCAACGGCATGGTCGAACGGGTCGTCACCGGCACCCGCCCGCTCGCCGTCGAGTACCGTATCGCCCCGCTGGGCAAGACCCTGCAGGACCTCGTCGACGCCCTCTTCGGCTGGACCGCCGCCAACTACGCCGAGGTTGAACGCGCCCGCCGCCGCTTCGACGATGAGGTGACGCAGGCAAGCGTGAAGCCGTGA
- a CDS encoding aldehyde reductase, with protein MSGEQVLVTGGSGFVGAHCVVRLLLQGYRVRTTVRSAGRAADLRTMLQAGGTEPGDALSFAVADLTTDDGWAEAVAGCDYVLHIASPVPLAEPRDENELIGPARDGVLRVLGAARTAGVKRTVLTSSIVTVKYGHPADKRLFTEQDWTDPEQGQVSAYAKSKLLAERAAWDFVRKDGQGMELAVVNPVGIFGPALGPDKSLWSDQIDRMLTGRQPVLARIHIGVVDVRDVADLHVRAMTDPAAAGERFLASAGTMSMQDIAVLLRTRLGDGADRVSTRVLPDWAVRLAARFSPRIAFVLPELGAVREASSEKARRMLGWQPRPAEEAVIDMANSLIRR; from the coding sequence ATGAGTGGCGAGCAGGTGCTGGTGACAGGAGGCTCCGGCTTCGTCGGGGCGCACTGTGTCGTACGGCTGCTGCTGCAGGGGTACCGGGTGCGTACCACGGTGCGTTCGGCGGGTCGTGCCGCCGACCTACGCACGATGCTGCAGGCGGGGGGAACGGAACCGGGTGACGCGCTCAGCTTCGCCGTGGCCGACCTCACTACCGACGACGGCTGGGCCGAGGCGGTGGCCGGATGCGACTACGTACTCCACATCGCCTCTCCGGTGCCGCTGGCCGAGCCCCGCGACGAGAACGAACTCATCGGGCCGGCACGCGACGGGGTGCTGCGGGTGCTGGGCGCGGCACGTACGGCCGGGGTCAAACGTACGGTGCTGACGTCGTCGATCGTGACGGTGAAGTACGGCCACCCGGCAGACAAGCGGCTGTTCACCGAACAGGACTGGACCGATCCGGAACAGGGCCAGGTCTCCGCGTACGCGAAGTCGAAGCTGCTCGCCGAACGCGCCGCCTGGGACTTCGTGCGTAAGGACGGCCAAGGCATGGAGCTGGCGGTGGTGAATCCGGTCGGAATCTTCGGTCCGGCCCTCGGACCGGACAAGTCCCTGTGGTCAGATCAGATCGACCGGATGCTGACCGGCCGCCAGCCCGTCCTGGCCCGGATCCACATCGGTGTGGTCGACGTACGGGACGTCGCGGACCTGCACGTACGGGCGATGACCGATCCGGCGGCGGCCGGCGAGCGGTTCCTGGCCAGCGCCGGCACCATGTCGATGCAGGACATCGCGGTGTTGCTGCGTACCCGGCTCGGTGACGGGGCTGACCGGGTCTCGACGCGGGTACTGCCGGACTGGGCGGTGCGTCTCGCCGCCAGGTTCAGCCCGCGGATCGCGTTCGTGCTGCCTGAGCTCGGTGCGGTACGCGAGGCGTCGAGCGAGAAGGCTCGTCGGATGCTGGGCTGGCAGCCTCGGCCGGCTGAGGAAGCCGTCATCGACATGGCGAACAGCCTGATCCGACGCTGA
- a CDS encoding SDR family NAD(P)-dependent oxidoreductase: protein MTESTKRALVTGGTGGIGLATARALAGHGYAVTIVGRDQQRGDAARDQVSAAATGSRSAAGPVPARFIRADLSALSAVRALADDTRAAGPLDLLVNNVGGIYRQHWHTVDGIEATFAMSHLSGYLLTELLVDDMIAAGHGRIVNLTSGAIRLADRTPLDRVEMAGRYYGFPAYGRAKLANLAYTMGLADRLAGTGVTMLAADPGASATDMGRSMRADLFPMPARLAFPLIYLNLFRASATDAARSSIAAATADLPSGTVLGPKGTPVRPDARATDPTVIQTVTALSQATCASTHTDSRSATAGQDALPE from the coding sequence ATGACTGAGTCAACGAAGCGGGCCCTGGTCACCGGTGGCACCGGCGGCATCGGCCTGGCCACCGCCCGTGCCCTGGCCGGCCACGGCTACGCCGTCACGATCGTCGGGCGCGACCAGCAGCGGGGCGACGCCGCCCGCGACCAGGTGAGCGCCGCCGCCACGGGCTCCCGCTCCGCCGCTGGTCCGGTACCCGCCCGGTTCATCCGGGCCGACCTCTCCGCACTGTCCGCCGTCCGCGCCCTGGCCGACGACACCCGCGCCGCCGGCCCGCTCGACCTGCTGGTCAACAACGTCGGCGGGATCTACCGGCAGCACTGGCACACTGTCGACGGCATCGAGGCGACCTTCGCCATGAGCCACCTCTCCGGCTATCTGCTCACCGAGCTGCTGGTCGACGACATGATTGCCGCCGGGCACGGCCGGATCGTCAACCTCACCTCGGGCGCGATCCGGCTCGCCGACCGCACCCCGCTGGACCGGGTCGAGATGGCCGGGCGCTACTACGGCTTTCCTGCGTACGGGCGGGCGAAGCTGGCCAACCTCGCGTACACGATGGGTCTGGCCGACCGACTCGCCGGCACCGGCGTCACGATGCTCGCCGCCGACCCGGGGGCCAGCGCGACTGACATGGGCCGGTCGATGCGCGCGGACCTGTTCCCGATGCCAGCCCGGCTGGCCTTCCCGCTGATCTACCTCAACCTGTTCCGGGCCAGCGCGACCGATGCCGCCCGCAGCTCCATCGCCGCCGCCACCGCCGACCTGCCCAGCGGTACGGTGCTCGGCCCGAAGGGCACCCCGGTGCGCCCGGACGCGCGGGCCACCGACCCGACGGTCATCCAGACTGTCACCGCGCTCAGCCAGGCGACCTGCGCCTCCACTCACACCGACAGCCGGTCAGCGACTGCGGGACAGGATGCGCTGCCCGAGTAG